A region from the Wansuia hejianensis genome encodes:
- a CDS encoding uroporphyrinogen decarboxylase family protein → MQKVPFSEGELKVRRVIPNPRGTIGVPVYSAPVTAGTNIKEAIFRKVPVFLPDFKHYQFFTPRVVPDNEARGFVADGGDPVRHPEGFKDMFGINWLFIEVAGGAMVEPGNPLMQDMNEWKEKVRWPKIDSWDWEGQAALSREFVNDPELAVVPVIMSGFFERMISMMDFENAALALIDEDQEEAVHGFLDRLADLYCGLIDKYTEYFHVDGICIHDDWGSQRAPFFSLQTVREMLVPHIRKVTDYAHGKGLFYDMHSCGQIEALIPAMIEAGVDSWTGQDMNDKRKLYRQYGKELLIGVETPVIPAEMPEAEVEKAARKFVDEFLNPGAPCMIGDRSQIHHPHFYEKLYRYSRERLLGFSQSDAGECNDRG, encoded by the coding sequence ATGCAGAAAGTACCGTTTAGCGAGGGCGAACTGAAGGTCCGCCGCGTGATCCCGAATCCCCGGGGAACCATCGGTGTGCCGGTGTACAGCGCTCCGGTTACGGCCGGAACGAATATTAAGGAGGCCATCTTCCGGAAAGTCCCGGTGTTTCTTCCGGATTTTAAGCATTATCAGTTTTTCACGCCCAGAGTTGTCCCGGATAATGAGGCCAGAGGCTTTGTGGCGGACGGCGGGGATCCGGTACGACATCCGGAGGGCTTTAAGGATATGTTCGGGATCAACTGGCTGTTTATTGAAGTGGCCGGAGGGGCCATGGTGGAACCGGGGAATCCTCTGATGCAGGACATGAATGAGTGGAAAGAGAAGGTGCGGTGGCCGAAGATTGATTCCTGGGACTGGGAAGGTCAGGCGGCGCTCAGCAGGGAATTCGTGAATGATCCGGAGCTGGCGGTTGTCCCGGTAATTATGAGTGGTTTTTTTGAACGGATGATCTCTATGATGGATTTTGAAAATGCGGCCCTGGCTCTGATCGATGAAGATCAGGAAGAGGCTGTTCACGGGTTTTTAGACCGTTTAGCTGATCTGTACTGTGGGCTGATTGATAAGTATACAGAGTATTTTCACGTGGACGGGATCTGTATCCATGACGACTGGGGCAGCCAGCGGGCGCCGTTTTTCTCCCTTCAGACGGTCCGTGAGATGCTGGTTCCCCACATCCGTAAGGTGACGGATTATGCCCATGGAAAAGGGCTGTTCTATGACATGCATTCCTGCGGGCAGATTGAGGCGCTGATCCCGGCCATGATTGAAGCGGGAGTTGATTCCTGGACGGGTCAGGATATGAATGATAAGCGGAAGCTGTACCGCCAGTATGGAAAGGAGCTTCTGATCGGTGTGGAGACTCCCGTGATTCCGGCAGAAATGCCGGAAGCGGAGGTGGAGAAGGCAGCCAGGAAATTTGTGGATGAATTCTTGAATCCGGGAGCGCCGTGTATGATCGGGGACCGCTCCCAGATCCATCATCCGCATTTTTATGAAAAGCTGTACCGGTATTCCAGAGAACGGTTACTGGGATTTTCGCAGTCAGACGCCGGAGAATGCAATGACAGAGGATAG
- a CDS encoding L-ribulose-5-phosphate 4-epimerase encodes MLGQLKEDVYRANMELPKRGLVTYTWGNVSGIDRGSGCFVIKPSGVSYDRLRPEDMVVVNLQGECVEGSCRPSSDTPTHLELYRKYPRIGGIVHTHSSWATSWAQAGRDIPLYGTTQADYFFGPVACARELTDEEIDGEYEKNTGLVMIECLEARKMNPEYHPGMLVKNHGPFTWGKDAAEAVHNAVVLEEIAKMAFRTEQLNPEAVPAGQALIQKHFYRKHGENAYYGQN; translated from the coding sequence ATGCTGGGGCAATTAAAAGAAGATGTATACCGTGCAAATATGGAGCTGCCGAAAAGGGGGCTTGTAACCTATACCTGGGGAAATGTCAGCGGGATAGACCGCGGCAGCGGCTGTTTCGTCATTAAACCCAGCGGGGTGAGCTATGACAGGCTGCGGCCGGAGGATATGGTGGTGGTGAATCTCCAGGGAGAGTGTGTGGAAGGCAGCTGCCGCCCGTCCTCCGACACACCGACTCATTTGGAGCTGTACAGAAAATATCCCCGGATCGGGGGGATTGTGCATACGCATTCCTCCTGGGCCACTTCCTGGGCACAGGCAGGGAGAGATATCCCATTATACGGAACGACACAGGCAGACTATTTCTTCGGGCCGGTGGCCTGCGCGAGGGAGCTGACGGATGAGGAAATCGACGGAGAATATGAGAAAAATACGGGCCTGGTGATGATCGAATGCCTGGAAGCGCGAAAGATGAACCCGGAGTATCATCCGGGCATGCTGGTGAAGAACCATGGCCCCTTTACCTGGGGAAAGGATGCGGCTGAAGCAGTGCACAACGCGGTGGTTCTGGAGGAGATCGCGAAGATGGCGTTCCGGACGGAGCAGTTAAATCCTGAAGCGGTGCCTGCAGGGCAGGCGCTGATTCAAAAGCATTTTTACCGCAAGCACGGAGAAAATGCCTATTATGGTCAAAACTGA
- a CDS encoding YczE/YyaS/YitT family protein, producing MTEDSGKRSGAETARRYVLFMISLFFSALGVAFTKKGELGVSPISSVANVLSIRFDALSLGNWLIVWNCVLILGQIVILRKKFQWIQLLQVPLSVLFGCFTDFGMWLVSPVRVEGYPARLAMVAAGTVILGFGISLSVIANVIMNSGEAFVKAAADTLHREFGSVKIIFDVGCVALAAILSLAFIHGTVAGIREGTVIAALCTGMIVKVFRGRLEKGLDRLLKWQRGN from the coding sequence ATGACAGAGGATAGCGGGAAACGGTCCGGGGCGGAGACCGCCAGACGGTATGTATTATTTATGATCAGCCTGTTTTTTTCGGCACTGGGCGTCGCGTTTACAAAAAAGGGAGAGCTGGGCGTATCGCCCATTTCGTCTGTGGCAAATGTGCTCAGCATCCGGTTTGACGCACTGTCTCTGGGTAACTGGCTGATTGTCTGGAACTGTGTGCTGATCCTGGGCCAGATTGTAATATTGAGAAAAAAATTCCAGTGGATACAGCTGCTTCAGGTTCCTCTGTCTGTGTTGTTTGGATGTTTTACTGATTTTGGAATGTGGCTGGTGTCGCCTGTCAGAGTGGAAGGCTATCCGGCCAGACTGGCCATGGTGGCAGCAGGGACTGTGATTCTGGGATTTGGGATTTCGCTGTCAGTCATAGCGAATGTCATTATGAATTCTGGGGAAGCGTTTGTAAAAGCGGCGGCGGATACTCTTCACAGAGAGTTTGGCTCGGTTAAAATTATCTTTGATGTGGGCTGTGTGGCGCTGGCGGCAATCCTGTCTCTGGCATTCATCCATGGGACAGTAGCAGGCATCAGAGAGGGAACCGTCATAGCCGCGCTCTGTACGGGAATGATAGTTAAGGTTTTCAGGGGCAGGCTGGAAAAAGGGCTGGACCGGCTGCTTAAATGGCAGAGAGGTAATTGA
- a CDS encoding LacI family DNA-binding transcriptional regulator, translating to MTNRELAHMLKISPATFSMIINNKPGISSKTRERVLHQLGEMGYDNLIKSAQQEQQAFVQQQMLCFVVYLRHGRVLNQHPFFLLLMESIEAQARKFGYYIMMRTIDSHSPVRPQIESLNQMNASGVILFATEMLEEDIEYFSGLTIPYVAIDNDFSHLNINTVSINNQLGTHQAIEYLVHQGHQAIGYLQSEDYISSFGERERGYKEALARFGLELDPRYIYRVRYAEESSYLDISALLRENVPLPTAFVCDDDTIAVGALRAFQAAGLRVPEDISLIGFNDRPNTSLTQPPLTSVNVPRYSFGTAAVDAIVSLIGKIKNDPSAIVRTTKTRIGTQLTVRGSVRPVTDAGIN from the coding sequence ATGACGAATAGAGAACTCGCGCATATGCTGAAAATATCCCCGGCGACATTTTCCATGATTATCAACAACAAGCCCGGAATATCTTCAAAAACCAGAGAACGCGTCCTGCACCAGCTGGGCGAGATGGGTTACGACAATTTAATAAAATCTGCCCAGCAGGAGCAGCAGGCCTTTGTACAACAGCAGATGCTGTGCTTCGTGGTTTATCTCCGGCATGGCAGGGTGCTGAACCAGCATCCGTTCTTCCTGCTTTTGATGGAGAGCATCGAAGCCCAGGCCAGGAAATTCGGGTATTATATTATGATGAGGACGATAGACTCCCATTCTCCTGTCAGGCCACAGATTGAGAGCCTGAATCAGATGAACGCCAGCGGAGTCATTCTGTTCGCCACGGAGATGCTGGAAGAAGACATTGAATATTTTTCCGGCCTGACGATCCCCTACGTGGCCATAGATAACGATTTCTCACATCTCAACATCAACACCGTGTCCATCAACAACCAGCTTGGAACCCACCAGGCCATCGAATACCTGGTCCACCAGGGCCATCAGGCCATTGGCTACCTCCAGAGCGAGGATTATATCAGCAGTTTTGGCGAACGGGAACGGGGCTATAAGGAAGCGCTGGCCAGATTCGGCCTGGAATTGGATCCGCGGTACATCTACCGGGTCCGTTATGCGGAAGAAAGCAGCTATCTGGATATCTCGGCCCTTCTGAGGGAAAACGTCCCTCTGCCGACCGCTTTCGTATGTGATGACGATACAATTGCCGTGGGCGCTCTGAGGGCGTTCCAGGCGGCCGGACTGCGGGTCCCGGAAGATATCTCCCTGATCGGCTTCAACGACAGGCCCAATACCAGCCTGACCCAGCCGCCTCTGACCTCTGTCAACGTGCCCAGATATTCCTTCGGCACTGCCGCCGTGGACGCCATCGTTTCATTGATCGGCAAGATCAAAAATGACCCGTCCGCGATTGTGCGCACCACCAAGACAAGGATCGGCACGCAGCTGACCGTCAGAGGTTCTGTGAGGCCTGTGACAGACGCAGGCATTAATTAA
- a CDS encoding sugar ABC transporter ATP-binding protein, which translates to MEENILELKEITKKYPGVTALNQVSLGLKKGEIHALVGENGAGKSTLIKVISGAITPDEGEIAVEGQSYAAMTPALSKKLGIEVIYQEFNLIPNLSVAENMFMGNFIGNRVTVDFKAMERKAAEIFRMMKIDIHPRTLVKDLSVAYMQMVEIAKAIVKNVKILIMDEPTAPLTNNEVDILLNLVENLKREGVTIIYVSHRMDEIYRIADRLSIFRDGQWISTHKISEISRHDLVCAMVGREITETYPSRGDCIGETVLEVKHLTGKGASDISFELRKGEILGLAGLVGAGRTETARMIFGADPMESGTILIRGREVKIRSPKDAVDNGICLVPEDRKQQGVILSLPIRDNITLPIIKKISRFGVVNRQSENRILQKHKDDLRIKTPSFGQKVGNLSGGNQQKVVLSKWLASDAEILIFDEPTRGIDVGAKQEIYFLMNELAESGKAILMISSEMEELMGMSDRIVVLYEGRQTGEISKENFSQEGIMAKASNITK; encoded by the coding sequence GTGGAAGAAAATATATTGGAATTAAAAGAAATCACAAAAAAATATCCAGGTGTGACCGCACTGAACCAGGTGTCGCTTGGGTTGAAAAAGGGGGAAATCCATGCTCTGGTAGGAGAGAATGGGGCGGGGAAATCTACTTTGATTAAAGTGATTTCCGGAGCCATCACTCCGGACGAGGGGGAGATAGCCGTAGAAGGCCAGAGTTATGCAGCCATGACGCCGGCGCTCTCCAAAAAGCTCGGTATCGAGGTGATTTATCAGGAATTTAACCTGATCCCCAATCTGTCGGTTGCCGAGAACATGTTTATGGGCAATTTTATCGGAAACAGAGTGACAGTAGATTTCAAGGCGATGGAACGGAAAGCGGCGGAGATTTTCCGGATGATGAAAATAGATATACATCCCCGGACTCTGGTGAAGGATCTGTCAGTCGCTTATATGCAGATGGTTGAAATCGCGAAAGCGATAGTAAAAAACGTGAAAATCCTGATTATGGACGAGCCTACGGCGCCGTTGACCAACAATGAGGTGGATATTTTGCTGAATCTGGTGGAGAACCTGAAACGCGAAGGCGTCACCATCATATATGTTTCACACCGGATGGATGAGATTTACCGAATCGCGGACCGGCTCTCGATTTTCAGAGACGGACAGTGGATTTCCACACATAAAATCAGTGAGATCTCCAGACATGATCTGGTGTGCGCTATGGTTGGCCGTGAAATTACAGAGACCTATCCCAGCCGGGGAGACTGTATCGGTGAAACTGTGCTGGAGGTGAAGCATCTGACCGGAAAGGGTGCTTCGGACATCAGCTTTGAGCTGAGGAAGGGAGAGATTCTCGGCCTGGCAGGCCTTGTGGGAGCCGGGAGGACGGAGACGGCAAGAATGATCTTCGGGGCGGACCCCATGGAATCGGGGACAATCCTGATCAGGGGCCGGGAAGTGAAAATCCGTTCGCCGAAGGATGCGGTGGATAACGGTATCTGCCTGGTGCCGGAGGACAGAAAGCAGCAGGGGGTGATCCTGAGCCTGCCGATCCGGGACAACATCACATTGCCGATCATTAAGAAGATATCAAGGTTTGGCGTAGTGAACCGCCAAAGTGAAAATAGAATATTGCAGAAACACAAAGATGATCTGCGGATCAAGACTCCTTCTTTTGGGCAGAAGGTGGGCAATCTGAGCGGAGGCAACCAGCAGAAGGTCGTATTGAGCAAATGGCTGGCCAGCGACGCGGAAATCCTGATATTCGACGAGCCCACAAGAGGCATTGACGTAGGCGCAAAGCAGGAAATCTATTTCCTGATGAATGAGCTGGCTGAATCGGGGAAGGCCATCCTGATGATTTCCTCTGAGATGGAGGAGCTGATGGGGATGTCTGACCGGATCGTTGTGCTCTATGAAGGACGCCAGACCGGTGAAATCTCAAAAGAGAATTTTTCGCAGGAAGGCATCATGGCGAAGGCGTCAAATATAACAAAGTAG
- a CDS encoding L-ribulose-5-phosphate 3-epimerase, whose translation MKDYTIGLYEKAMPGTLSWREKMAAAGKAGYDFIEISIDETDEKLERLDMGRAERRKLVELMWETGLPIRTMCLSGHRKYPLGSESEAVRERGMQIMEKALILAGDLGIRIIQLAGYDVYYEQGNERTRALFLENLRKAADMAAARGILLGFETMETEFMNTVQKAMEIVRRMDSAYLNVYPDLGNITNAAADSGGNVQDDLETGQGRIIAMHLKETVPGKFREIPFGTGHVDFEKGIRKAWELGVRRYVTEFWYTGSPDWEQDLDYVARTMSAILDRQS comes from the coding sequence ATGAAAGATTATACGATTGGGCTTTATGAAAAGGCGATGCCGGGTACCTTGAGCTGGCGGGAGAAAATGGCTGCGGCGGGAAAAGCCGGCTACGATTTTATAGAAATCAGCATCGACGAGACGGATGAAAAGCTGGAGCGGTTGGATATGGGAAGGGCGGAGCGGCGGAAGCTGGTGGAGCTGATGTGGGAGACAGGCCTTCCTATCCGGACCATGTGTCTGAGTGGCCACCGGAAATATCCTTTAGGCAGTGAGTCTGAGGCGGTCAGGGAGCGGGGGATGCAGATCATGGAAAAGGCGCTTATTCTGGCCGGAGATCTGGGAATCCGGATCATACAGCTGGCCGGCTATGATGTATATTACGAGCAGGGAAATGAAAGAACCAGAGCGCTTTTCCTGGAAAATCTCCGGAAAGCAGCCGATATGGCCGCCGCGCGCGGGATTCTCCTGGGCTTTGAAACCATGGAAACAGAATTTATGAATACGGTTCAGAAGGCGATGGAGATTGTGCGCCGGATGGATTCCGCTTATCTGAATGTCTATCCGGATCTGGGAAATATCACCAACGCGGCCGCAGACAGCGGCGGAAATGTGCAGGACGACCTGGAGACAGGGCAGGGGCGTATCATCGCCATGCATCTGAAAGAAACCGTGCCGGGGAAATTCCGTGAGATTCCCTTCGGCACAGGCCATGTGGATTTTGAGAAGGGTATCCGGAAAGCCTGGGAACTGGGCGTGCGCCGGTATGTGACTGAATTCTGGTATACAGGAAGCCCGGATTGGGAACAGGACCTGGATTACGTGGCCAGAACCATGTCTGCCATTCTGGACAGGCAGAGTTAG
- a CDS encoding sodium-dependent transporter, whose product MKEREKFSSRLGFILVSAGCAIGLGNVWKFPYMAGKFGGAAFILIYLVFLVILGLPILICEFAVGRASRRSTAKAFHMLEPEGSNFHKFSYMSMVSNYVLMFFYTMVSGWMMYYCYATASGRLAGKDTQAVADYFSGLKASPGTMTFWMVLVVVLSFGICALGVQKGLEKIVKVMMICLLALITVLAVHSLSLDGAAEGVKFYLVPDFDAMKEIGIGNVIFGAMSQAFFTLSIGAGSMTIFGSYLEKKRSLAGESIHITILDTFVALMAGLIIIPACFAFGVEPDAGPGLIFITLPNVFNQMAGGRIWGFLFFLFMSFASLSTVIAVFENILSYAIDLRGWSRRKAVVVNLILMIGLSMPAILGFNVLSGVQPLGAGTSIMDLEDFIVSNNILPLGSVVYVMFCVSRYGWGFDGFLREVNTGDGIQFPKGIRYYMLFVIPAVILVIYLKGYYDMFCQKGPVTLALWMVIGVLVLALVGWFIFGRKKRTKKC is encoded by the coding sequence TTGAAAGAACGAGAGAAATTCAGCTCGCGTCTTGGGTTTATCCTGGTGTCTGCGGGATGTGCCATCGGGCTGGGAAATGTGTGGAAATTCCCCTATATGGCTGGGAAATTCGGGGGAGCTGCATTTATATTGATTTACCTGGTGTTTCTGGTGATTCTGGGCCTGCCCATCCTGATCTGTGAGTTCGCCGTAGGGCGTGCCAGCCGCAGGAGTACGGCGAAAGCCTTTCATATGCTGGAGCCTGAGGGCTCTAATTTCCACAAATTCAGTTATATGAGCATGGTGTCTAATTATGTGCTGATGTTTTTCTATACGATGGTTTCCGGCTGGATGATGTATTATTGCTACGCCACCGCCTCGGGCAGGCTGGCGGGTAAGGATACCCAGGCTGTTGCGGATTACTTTTCCGGCCTGAAGGCTTCGCCGGGGACGATGACCTTCTGGATGGTTCTTGTGGTCGTGCTGTCCTTCGGCATCTGCGCCCTGGGCGTGCAGAAAGGGCTGGAGAAGATCGTTAAGGTCATGATGATCTGCCTCCTGGCGCTGATTACGGTCCTGGCGGTACACTCTCTGAGCCTGGACGGCGCCGCGGAAGGTGTGAAATTTTATCTGGTGCCTGATTTTGATGCCATGAAAGAGATCGGGATAGGGAACGTCATATTCGGGGCCATGTCTCAGGCGTTTTTTACCCTGAGCATCGGCGCCGGTTCCATGACGATTTTTGGAAGCTATCTGGAAAAGAAGCGTTCGCTGGCGGGAGAGTCTATACATATCACGATTCTGGATACCTTTGTGGCGCTGATGGCCGGATTAATCATCATCCCGGCTTGCTTTGCCTTTGGCGTAGAGCCGGATGCGGGGCCGGGGCTGATCTTTATCACGCTGCCGAATGTGTTCAACCAGATGGCCGGAGGAAGGATCTGGGGATTTTTATTCTTCCTGTTCATGTCCTTCGCTTCACTGTCAACGGTCATCGCGGTGTTTGAGAACATACTCTCATACGCGATAGACCTCCGGGGCTGGAGTCGAAGGAAGGCTGTGGTTGTGAACCTGATCCTGATGATCGGCCTTTCCATGCCGGCCATCCTGGGCTTTAACGTACTGTCGGGCGTACAGCCGCTGGGGGCGGGAACCAGCATCATGGATCTGGAGGATTTTATCGTATCCAACAACATCCTGCCGCTGGGCTCCGTTGTCTATGTGATGTTCTGCGTGTCGCGGTATGGCTGGGGATTCGACGGATTTCTCCGGGAGGTTAACACAGGCGACGGGATTCAATTCCCAAAGGGCATCCGGTACTACATGCTGTTCGTCATTCCGGCTGTTATCCTGGTGATTTATCTGAAAGGATACTATGATATGTTCTGCCAGAAAGGGCCGGTGACACTGGCGCTGTGGATGGTGATAGGCGTTCTGGTGCTGGCGCTCGTCGGGTGGTTTATATTTGGCAGAAAGAAACGAACAAAAAAATGTTGA
- a CDS encoding sugar ABC transporter substrate-binding protein: MKKKVLGFALSAIMAGSLLAGCGNTAATGNTSSASSAGASSSASQAASSESTGASSAASSAAADGTGLKIGCVFADLGNTSYVAMGNAMEEAAKARGAEFILKDTGNDSSTLVDVIENFIASGCNVIIEQNSDAEVTETVNQEALDAGIIILSFDNEMENASASYLASNYDLGYQIGTMCAEWANEQFEDGKCQIGLLNASSYDFILDRVEGIHAALAEKDPNCEIVIETDAVSTTDGLEAAENFLQAYPELNGVVGINDSVVLGAYEAFKGANRVGDDVGLFACDGSLEGLEAVAEGSIHRGTVSLHLNEVGVQMIEDGITLATGGILEETVNYFPLEAVTKDNVQSFLDALK, from the coding sequence ATGAAAAAGAAAGTATTAGGTTTTGCACTGAGTGCAATTATGGCGGGTAGTTTACTGGCGGGCTGCGGCAATACGGCTGCAACGGGCAATACGTCTTCAGCCTCATCCGCAGGCGCGTCGTCAAGCGCCTCACAGGCGGCATCTTCAGAGAGCACAGGCGCTTCATCCGCCGCTTCATCGGCAGCAGCCGACGGCACAGGCTTGAAGATCGGCTGTGTATTCGCGGATTTGGGCAATACCTCCTATGTGGCCATGGGCAATGCCATGGAAGAGGCGGCAAAGGCCAGAGGGGCAGAATTCATCCTGAAGGATACCGGCAATGATTCTTCTACGCTGGTGGATGTGATTGAGAACTTTATCGCGTCCGGATGCAATGTCATTATCGAACAGAATTCAGACGCAGAGGTTACAGAGACGGTAAATCAGGAAGCGCTTGACGCGGGGATCATCATCCTTTCATTTGATAACGAGATGGAAAATGCCAGCGCGTCTTATCTGGCGTCAAACTATGACCTGGGCTACCAGATCGGGACCATGTGCGCGGAATGGGCGAATGAACAGTTTGAGGACGGCAAATGCCAGATCGGCCTTCTGAATGCCAGCTCCTATGATTTCATTCTGGACAGGGTGGAAGGCATTCATGCGGCTCTGGCCGAAAAAGATCCCAATTGTGAGATCGTCATTGAGACAGACGCGGTTTCAACCACAGACGGCCTGGAGGCTGCGGAAAATTTCCTGCAGGCTTATCCGGAACTGAATGGCGTGGTAGGCATCAATGATTCAGTGGTTTTAGGCGCTTATGAGGCATTCAAGGGCGCGAACAGGGTCGGAGACGATGTGGGACTGTTCGCCTGCGACGGTTCACTGGAAGGCCTGGAGGCAGTGGCGGAAGGGAGTATTCACAGAGGGACAGTTTCACTTCATCTGAATGAGGTAGGAGTGCAGATGATTGAAGACGGCATCACTCTGGCTACCGGAGGAATCCTTGAAGAGACAGTGAATTATTTCCCGCTGGAGGCCGTGACGAAAGATAATGTACAGAGCTTTCTGGATGCGCTGAAATAA
- a CDS encoding GolD/DthD family dehydrogenase, which yields MIEYKKVDGSFDLSGKSAVVVGGGGGIGGATAEMYAKKGANVAIVDCKDNVEEVAAELAQRFGVRTVGIKCDVTKQSEIENTVQAVVGSLGEIDILANMPGYVELESAESIGIDIVERHIAINAVGVFRMCQAVANQMIKQGKGGKIVCVTSQADFIAIDKHVGYTMSKAALVGMIKVCALEWAEFGINVNGVAPTVVNTYMGDKAWQGQVKIDMINSIPAHRFAETDEIAAAVLFLSCDESNMITGEDLVVDGGFTIK from the coding sequence ATGATTGAGTACAAAAAAGTAGACGGAAGCTTTGACCTGAGCGGGAAATCTGCGGTTGTCGTGGGCGGCGGCGGAGGCATCGGCGGCGCCACGGCGGAAATGTATGCGAAAAAAGGCGCGAATGTCGCGATCGTTGACTGCAAGGATAATGTAGAGGAAGTGGCAGCGGAGCTGGCGCAGAGGTTTGGCGTCAGAACCGTCGGGATCAAATGTGATGTTACTAAGCAGAGTGAGATTGAGAATACCGTTCAGGCAGTTGTCGGCTCCCTGGGGGAGATTGACATTCTGGCAAATATGCCGGGTTATGTGGAGCTGGAAAGCGCGGAATCCATCGGCATTGATATTGTGGAAAGGCATATTGCAATCAATGCCGTGGGAGTATTCAGGATGTGTCAGGCTGTGGCCAACCAGATGATCAAACAGGGGAAAGGAGGAAAGATCGTATGTGTGACATCACAGGCTGATTTTATTGCCATTGACAAGCATGTGGGCTATACCATGTCAAAAGCGGCTCTTGTGGGGATGATTAAAGTCTGCGCCCTGGAATGGGCAGAGTTCGGCATCAATGTCAATGGCGTTGCGCCTACCGTGGTAAATACATATATGGGGGATAAGGCATGGCAGGGCCAGGTTAAGATTGACATGATCAATTCTATTCCGGCGCACAGATTTGCAGAGACAGATGAAATTGCGGCTGCGGTGCTGTTCCTGTCCTGCGATGAGTCCAATATGATAACAGGCGAAGATCTGGTTGTAGACGGCGGTTTCACAATAAAATAA
- a CDS encoding LysR family transcriptional regulator yields MEIKNLETFIQTAELGGFTKAAEKLGYSQSTVSFQIRQLEEALGIQLFERVNHTVKLTARGSEILALCHEILKLTGDMKKVADGQRQIGGHIRIATASSLCHWLFGRQFEAFHRQYPGITLKVTSASTEEMFRLLNQNETDLVYTLDKHIYNQNYRIAAEKQVSAHFIASSRNPLCGKKSIYMAELADQPFILTEKGMSYRKLLEEHLASRSLEIRPFLEIGDTPLICRLVGQDMGLSFLPDFVTQKAVEAGEISRLDIRDFSTDIWVQLLYHRDKWCSPEMQCVINYLSAI; encoded by the coding sequence ATGGAAATTAAGAATCTGGAAACCTTTATACAGACTGCAGAGCTGGGCGGCTTTACAAAAGCGGCCGAAAAGCTCGGATACTCCCAGTCCACCGTTTCCTTCCAGATCCGGCAGCTGGAAGAGGCTCTGGGAATCCAATTGTTTGAACGGGTCAATCACACGGTCAAGCTGACCGCCCGCGGAAGCGAGATCCTGGCGCTGTGCCATGAGATCCTCAAGCTCACGGGAGATATGAAAAAAGTGGCGGACGGGCAGCGCCAGATCGGCGGCCATATCCGGATTGCGACCGCCTCCTCCCTGTGCCACTGGCTGTTTGGCCGCCAATTCGAGGCCTTCCACCGGCAATATCCCGGCATCACCCTGAAGGTAACCTCCGCCAGCACGGAAGAGATGTTCCGCCTTCTGAACCAGAACGAGACAGATCTGGTCTATACGCTGGATAAGCACATCTACAACCAGAATTACAGGATCGCCGCCGAAAAACAGGTATCCGCGCATTTTATCGCTTCCTCCCGCAATCCGCTGTGCGGGAAGAAAAGCATATATATGGCCGAGCTCGCGGACCAGCCATTTATCCTCACGGAAAAAGGCATGAGCTATCGTAAGCTCCTGGAAGAGCATCTTGCCAGCCGCTCCCTGGAGATCCGCCCGTTTCTGGAAATCGGCGATACACCGCTGATCTGCCGCCTCGTGGGACAGGATATGGGGCTTTCCTTCCTCCCCGACTTCGTCACTCAGAAAGCGGTGGAAGCCGGAGAAATATCCAGGCTGGATATCAGGGATTTCTCCACGGATATTTGGGTTCAGCTTTTATACCACCGCGATAAATGGTGCTCCCCGGAAATGCAGTGCGTGATCAATTACCTCTCTGCCATTTAA